The region TACTTTCACAAAACTGTCAAACATGATAAAATCAATGTCTAATTCTTTCCTAAGAAAATCCATCATAAATTACCACAGTTTATATaacatttatcattattttgttCATTACTTGAGTGAGCAAAATAAAAGCGTCACTGATTTATACACAAAACAAGGTTTTAGATGTATATTCACTGGACAACGTGATGCTTGTGGaacaatcaaaataaatttacacaaGACGTGGTGaagaatgtttattttcatgcttCTTTATATAGATTTATTGCTTATAATGTAGAATTAAGATTCcagctaaataaaaaagttaaatctacACGTTTCATTGGAAACTCAACAATCTTATGTCAATCAAAACAATATACCATACAGTCAAAAGCGCATTGTCTTAAAGATTTGAAGAACTCATCTattgatggcttttttaaaataataaacaggaaTGCAAATACTTTGGACAGGCTACATAGAAAACAGATTTGAGGCTATAAGAGCAGTTATTGTCTGCTATACTGGTAATCACTTGCATATTAAAAACTtgacaatcacaaaaaatatacaaaagctATCATTTCAATTTAGTGGTTCATAGAACCACAGGTATTTTTAAAGAGAGACTTTGTCACTGCCATGCTTTTCATTATTGAGCCATTAAACTCATCAGGCAGGTGGGCGAACGCAAGCTGACAGTCATCTTAAAAGACTCCAAGCAGCTGCAAGGCTACAGAAATGGACAGGAGGATAACGCCAAAATATCCAATGTAGCCATAGGCCCCATTCATCCTCTTGGCTggatctgggaaaaaaaaaaaaaggctattaaaaaaacaacgcactaaaaaataaaacaaatacataaaatgaaCTCTTGTAGACATTATGCTGGAAAATGTCATCATTAAAATCTCACTAATGCCTGGCTTTCTTTTGTAACCTTTCACTTATTTGCCATCTTgtgtaaataattaaacagaGGTAGGTGTGGAGCAACAATCATGGTCAAGCAATCCCTGAACTGTGACCTCCGAAGTCTAGGCTTGAACCTTTGCACTTCAGATGCTACAATTAtagtaatattttcttttgcaaactATTGTGTGTGACGCCACTTTAAAAAGGACATGACTGAACAGAGGAGAGTAGTGTTGCAGTTTTACTTCTATAAGGATTTCAGGATAGCAGAAAATGAAGCATGGCCCTCACGCGTCAAATGAATCTCACCTCCAGTGTAGTAGCCCCAGGCGTAGGAAAACCTACTGGTCACCCAAATGGCACCCAACACAGATGCAGATAActgcaaaaagaacaaaatgtgcaTTAGAACCCTTTGGGAAAGCATGGACTCACATTGCTTGCTGAAAAATGTGCTTATTCATTGTTACACAGCGACCGCTTTAGACAGACGCATCTCTGCTATCAGTAAAATTTAAGTCAAAGCTCACGAGGAGTGGTTTCTCCACCTCTAACTGTGAGTAGGGGTCAATTCAGTGGCTCCAAGACTACATTGGACATTGTTGCACAAAAGGTAAATAGGTGTGAGTGATTGGATATGTTTTATAATGATAAATACCGGATAAACGAGGGCTGCAATAGTTTGGAAAACGAGCCACTGCGGGTACACCTCCAGGGTATTCTGATGGGCTCTCTGGATACAGTTGAAAACTTGCTCCTTGTCACTGTACATGGTGGGGTACTGCAAagtaaagcacacacacaaaaatgacataaGATGCTTTCTAATAACTTATTAACACATATGTTACGGTTTACTCGCAGAAGTGCACATGAACTACCTTAACGTCGTACTTTTTCCTCGCGCCTCCGACCTTAACGGCTAAATAACCCAGCATAACCCAGCTGTAGAGGTAGGTAAATATGACATATCCGAAGCTGGACGGCAGCACGGTGAGGATATCCATCTCTGAGCAGCCTGTGACCTGCCTACAAGTTCAAAGTTTGCAGAACAATGAGGTGGTATGTAAAAAAGTGGGGGTTTATATCGCAGCGGAAGACATGAAGCGATAAAGTAAACAGGAGGTTACGTAAAATATCGCGAGATCTCCCAAAAACTGCTACTCACGTTACCAAGGCGCATGCGCAGACATTTTGAATTACATATGGGCAAAATATACAAATCAgaacatcagttttatttattttaattcacaaAAAGTAACATTAATGCTCAGAACTCGGTTCTTAAAGAATAAGGGGAGTTTCGTAAGAGCTTCGATATCACGTATCTATTTGTTATCATCGacattattttctgaatttggAGAGGATTCTTTATTATGTTAAGTTGCAATGGATGTCATGCGTGCAGTGTCAATTTGGACAGtgacctatatatatatatatatatatatatatatatatataaattcgtTTAAAGTCTATGGCATAATAATATTTAGGGTTGTAATTGAGATTAATGCCGTTTTTTCATCTTAATTCTGGGCTTTCACAGACATTGTCACAAGACTGTTCATGGATGCTGTGCACATGAATAACATTGAGTCAGTAGTTTCTATAGGAAACAGCAGAATAGCAGATGCTATGGTGTTGTTGTGGATTTAATCATACAATTTTTGGAAAATTACTGTGACACAAATcgatttcttttaaatatacttttatGGGCCTAttgattttttgtattttactgatGATCTGTgattcttgtcttgtttttaatgattttatcaCTCTATTTTAGAAgtcaataaatgtattttattctaCTCTGTTCTATTCTTGTCTTAAGCATGCAATGCATCGTTGTGAAACATCCATTaatctcattttttaaagacaatataacaataaattaatcaaataaGAAGTCCTTGTGCATTTCTGAAACGCTCAGAGGGTGGTTCTAAATAATCCGATTCTTTTGAACACAAACAAGGCTTTCCTAAATCCCTCTCTGCTTCAAATCAGTTTGATCAGTttgataacaataaaaatgtttgctaaTTTCACCCGATCTGATCGCCCTGGAATGATATTTAGTTAtgagaaaacacatttgaagtgaaacaaaacGATTCGGTTCAAGCGAACAAAGTCTTTGGTTTGATGCGTTCAAAAGAACCAAATCGACCAGGACCGCACACGAGTGGAAAATTCCAGAGTCTCCTTCCTTTAAAAACCGTTGCTGCCTCATCCGGCAGTCATTTTGTGCGACTACGGCTTCAGGTTACACACCGTGGAAGAGTTACGCTCTCGTTATTACACGATTTATTTAGCAATCAACATATTTTATCACAGCTGAGCTTCATATACCAACTGTTACCTTACAATACGCGTTTCAAGGTGACATCTTTCCCGGACAGCTGTTCTTTTTGTCGACGTTTCGGAAGAGTTTCAAGCTAACAGATAAACTGGTAAGCTAACAGAAACTAGCCTACCGTTAttcttttgttactttcttTAACTGCTGTCTTTAGATTTTTATACCCTTAATGTGTAgtcttgttgttttagtttaagaACGTGGAAACTATTTAGAGAAAATGGATCAAAACTAGCCAACACATTACTAGCCTGCGTCTTTCTGGATATTTCCAGAGATAACCAGTAGAGTTACGCAACGCTGGTCCGCCCGCTAGGGGGCAGCATTGTGAAGCGTAATTACATAACAATGGGTTAGAACTACTGCGAATAGACTTCTAATATTCCGTTCTTTCCCCACAGCCATCGGCAGAGAATTAAGCAATGGCTGCGCAGGTGGACTCCCACTCTGACATGGCTCAGGCTCGTCACACCGACGGGCTCAGTGTGATCTTTGACCAGAAGAGCCCCGGCTCGTCTCACTCCCGTTCCCGCTCTCGGTCGGTGAGCAGCAGCGCCAGCAGCGACCGCTCCGCCAGCTCCGATTACAGGGGACGTAGGAGCAGCAGGGGGCGTTACAggtcctcgtcctcctcctcgtcctcgtcctcgtctTCATCCGCGTCCTCCAGGAGCGCGTCCTCCTCTCGCTCCAGGTCCCGCTCGTACCCCCGCTGCCACCGGCCGTCCTCCCGCTGCCGCTGCGGCGACCATCGCAGGTACAGCCGTGACAGGCTGCGCCGCTCCCCGCCTCGACGCTACAGGGCTCGGTCTCGCTCCTACAGCCGCTCTCCCTCCCCGGACAGATACTCCCGCCATCGCAGGTACTACAGGTCGCGCTCCAGGTCCAGGTCCCGGTCCCGGTCTCCCGCACGCTGGAGCAGGTACAGGAGACCCGTGAGCCAGTTGAGATGCAAATTCTCCCCATCCCCGTCCAGAACCTATAGGGGGCGATCACGATCCAGATCGCCTGGAAGATCTGTTCGTCTAAGCTTGCATGGTAAGTTAATCGGTGACttgtgtttttactcattttataGCATAATCAGCTGACtgattgtatgtttttgttgattaGACAAAAAGGTACTCCTCGAAGTTGCGAAGGCCAACGCTATGCGGATACTTGGAGTGGCGAGACTGGAACTTCCCGAAAGTGTGAAACCGATCCTTTCAGAGCAGCCAGAGCGGAGATCCTCACCAGAGCCACTGACGAGGTGGAGACACGACTCTCCCAGGATGGAAGTGGGTGTCttcagtgttgttgttgtcgtgAAACAAATGGCACACAGAGATAACTTTAAAACTCGAATAGCAGTTACGTGTTTTAACTCTACATGTGTATTTTAGGCACTTATAAATGGTAAATTGCTTTCCAAAGTGAAAGaagtaaacactttttttttccccagataTGCATAgttcttaatttaaacattttactccTAGCTGattagtcaattttatttatttttttaagttgcaaCAAACACTAGTGATTAGCTCAAGGTCTATGCTGTGTTGAATTTCCTGTCTTGTGTTTACGTTTGGACCCATGAGGGACAAAGATGCTTTCTATTTGTTCCTGTCTTCATAGATAACATGACAGTGGTCTCCTTCACTCATCGGCACCTGGGATTAAAGGGCTGACTTGGGTGACAACAATATTTGTTTGCGTGTTTTAAAGGTTGTCTGATGCAGACTGTCTCTAACTTAGCCTTCATGTACACATTCCATACAGATGTTTATTACACATCTAGGATTATGAATGCAGAAGCATTTTAGATTTTGctattcaaatgtatttatgcTTGCAGATGAAAtgggttattattatttagcagAGTCTGCCACTCGCTGATGGAGCACGAGCGTGTGGACTGCATTATAGTGACTATTCCTGTCAAGAACAATAAACAGATGAAGAACTCCTCTTCATATGCCAAAGATAAGTTGGTACACGATGTGTGCTGAGGGGCTGGGTAACCTGCGTTGCCATCATTCTACCACTTTAGACAAagatgcctttttttatttatatttgtgtttatcCAGCTTTGAGGTCTGTTCTTCGAATGTATCGTAGGAAAGCCTGCATGAAAGCAGCACTTTGACTACCATTTATGCTGTAGTAAAGCCCAGTATCGgtaatgtacataaaaaaaaatctacctgACTCAGACTGCAGCTCGGTGATCTGTTTGTCACTCATGACTAACTTCagatttgtttctcttttggaaCAGGACACTGAGCCACAGCCTGATGGGTCCAGCCCGAGGTTGTCTCCGAGAGGGAAAATCGCTTTCAGTGTGAATGTAAGTGGTCCAACCACAAGTATGTTAAAAGCcagttatatattttaaatgcaactaataatgatgacttttttttttttaatagaattcTGTGGCCAAACCAACAGTTGTTCCTCCATCTTCTGCTAAGGTAACCCCCAGAGTGGACAGCGTTGAAAGCAGGAAGCCCTACGGTCACTGGGTCCCAATCGGTTCAGGCCAAAACTCCAGTCTGCGCAGACACACTTAAACCATGCTACTTCACCGTGGCAGGGCACATGGACGCTGTAAATACTGTCAATAACTTGTACATATTGTGATCATTTTgtggtc is a window of Kryptolebias marmoratus isolate JLee-2015 linkage group LG10, ASM164957v2, whole genome shotgun sequence DNA encoding:
- the mgst3b gene encoding microsomal glutathione S-transferase 3b; the protein is MDILTVLPSSFGYVIFTYLYSWVMLGYLAVKVGGARKKYDVKYPTMYSDKEQVFNCIQRAHQNTLEVYPQWLVFQTIAALVYPLSASVLGAIWVTSRFSYAWGYYTGDPAKRMNGAYGYIGYFGVILLSISVALQLLGVF
- the rsrp1 gene encoding arginine/serine-rich protein 1 is translated as MAAQVDSHSDMAQARHTDGLSVIFDQKSPGSSHSRSRSRSVSSSASSDRSASSDYRGRRSSRGRYRSSSSSSSSSSSSSASSRSASSSRSRSRSYPRCHRPSSRCRCGDHRRYSRDRLRRSPPRRYRARSRSYSRSPSPDRYSRHRRYYRSRSRSRSRSRSPARWSRYRRPVSQLRCKFSPSPSRTYRGRSRSRSPGRSVRLSLHDKKVLLEVAKANAMRILGVARLELPESVKPILSEQPERRSSPEPLTRWRHDSPRMEDTEPQPDGSSPRLSPRGKIAFSVNNSVAKPTVVPPSSAKVTPRVDSVESRKPYGHWVPIGSGQNSSLRRHT